From the genome of Streptomyces sp. NBC_00659, one region includes:
- a CDS encoding NADP-dependent oxidoreductase translates to MKAVRFHAYGGIDVLRVEEVERPTPGPGEVLVEVRAAGIQPGETMIREGARHGRWPAVFPSGQGSDLAGIVVEAGPHVRGFAVGDEVLGFTHNRASHAEFVVAEDVKLVSRPEGLPWEVAGSLYVAGTTAYATVFAVDPGPGDTVVVSGAAGGVGSLAVQLARRRGATVIGLASEWNHAWLKEQGVVPLPYGEGAAERIRQASGGRVDAFIDTFGDGYVDLAVELGVRPERINTIRDWEAAARVGAHTYGEGAAACAVVVGELARLAARGELDVPIARTYPLERVRDAFRELELRKTHGKIVLLP, encoded by the coding sequence ATGAAGGCGGTCCGGTTCCACGCGTACGGCGGGATCGACGTGCTGCGGGTGGAGGAGGTGGAGCGGCCGACGCCCGGCCCCGGGGAGGTGCTCGTCGAGGTCCGCGCGGCCGGGATCCAGCCCGGCGAGACGATGATCCGCGAGGGAGCACGGCACGGACGCTGGCCGGCGGTCTTCCCCTCCGGGCAGGGCAGCGATCTGGCCGGCATCGTGGTGGAGGCGGGTCCGCACGTGCGGGGCTTCGCGGTGGGTGACGAGGTCCTGGGCTTCACTCACAACAGGGCGAGCCACGCGGAGTTCGTCGTGGCGGAGGACGTGAAGCTCGTATCGCGCCCGGAGGGTCTCCCCTGGGAGGTGGCCGGCTCGTTGTACGTGGCCGGCACGACGGCGTACGCCACCGTGTTCGCGGTGGACCCCGGCCCGGGCGACACCGTCGTGGTCTCCGGTGCGGCCGGCGGCGTCGGATCTCTCGCCGTGCAGCTCGCACGGCGGCGCGGTGCCACGGTCATCGGTCTGGCGAGCGAGTGGAACCACGCCTGGCTGAAGGAGCAGGGGGTCGTCCCGCTCCCCTACGGTGAGGGCGCGGCCGAACGGATCCGGCAGGCTTCGGGCGGGAGGGTCGACGCGTTCATCGACACCTTCGGCGACGGATATGTGGATCTGGCCGTGGAGCTGGGCGTGCGGCCCGAGCGGATCAACACGATCCGCGACTGGGAGGCGGCGGCCCGGGTCGGCGCGCACACCTACGGCGAGGGTGCGGCGGCATGCGCGGTGGTGGTCGGCGAGCTGGCCCGGCTCGCCGCGCGCGGAGAGCTGGACGTACCGATCGCCCGCACCTACCCGCTGGAGCGGGTCCGGGACGCGTTCCGCGAGCTGGAACTGCGGAAGACCCACGGCAAGATCGTGCTCCTGCCCTGA
- a CDS encoding GNAT family N-acetyltransferase: MTEIRTPRLLLRRWYDDDLAPMADINADPEVMRWIGDGSVRDLDATAEEIERWEDEWDEEGFGVFAVELLASGELAGVAGLSVPEYLPEVMPAVEISWRFGSPFWGQGYASEAAHATLEFALQDRGLDRVISVDRISNEASLNVVRKLGMKPERETSHPVYDFPLTIHAIDLTEFQA; the protein is encoded by the coding sequence ATGACCGAGATCCGCACCCCCCGCCTCCTCCTCCGCCGCTGGTACGACGACGACCTCGCCCCCATGGCGGACATCAACGCGGACCCCGAGGTCATGCGCTGGATCGGCGACGGTTCGGTCCGCGACCTCGACGCCACCGCCGAGGAGATCGAGCGGTGGGAGGACGAATGGGACGAGGAGGGCTTCGGCGTCTTCGCCGTCGAACTGCTGGCCTCGGGAGAGCTGGCCGGCGTCGCGGGGCTGTCGGTGCCCGAGTACCTGCCCGAGGTCATGCCCGCCGTGGAGATCAGCTGGCGGTTCGGCTCACCGTTCTGGGGCCAGGGCTACGCGTCCGAAGCCGCCCACGCCACACTGGAGTTCGCCCTCCAGGACCGCGGCCTCGACCGTGTGATCAGCGTCGACCGGATCAGCAACGAGGCCTCGCTGAACGTCGTCCGCAAGCTCGGCATGAAGCCCGAGAGGGAGACTTCCCACCCCGTGTACGACTTCCCCCTGACCATCCACGCGATCGACCTCACCGAGTTCCAGGCGTGA